Proteins encoded by one window of Ictidomys tridecemlineatus isolate mIctTri1 chromosome 7, mIctTri1.hap1, whole genome shotgun sequence:
- the Rpl37a gene encoding large ribosomal subunit protein eL43 has protein sequence MAKRTKKVGIVGKYGTRYGASLRKMVKKIEISQHAKYTCSFCGKTKMKRRAVGIWHCGSCMKTVAGGAWTYNTTSAVTVKSAIRRLKELKDQ, from the exons ATG GCTAAACGCACTAAGAAAGTCGGAATCGTCGGTAAATATGGGACCCGCTACGGTGCCTCCCTCcggaaaatggtgaagaaaatcGAAATCAGCCAGCACGCCAAGTACACATGTTCCTTCTGTGGCAAA ACCAAGATGAAGAGACGGGCTGTGGGGATCTGGCACTGTGGTTCCTGCATGAAAACAGTGGCTGGTGGTGCCTGGACCTACAA CACCACTTCTGCTGTCACAGTCAAGTCTGCAATCAGAAGACTGAAGGAATTGAAAGACCAGTAG